The following proteins are encoded in a genomic region of Musa acuminata AAA Group cultivar baxijiao chromosome BXJ2-11, Cavendish_Baxijiao_AAA, whole genome shotgun sequence:
- the LOC135627986 gene encoding protein SPA1-RELATED 2-like isoform X3 has product MKCGWRHFVRCWKPDNAFCLWMGANWLTTFLTGRSIFGPMEGTTDINYSMDSLEVDPLQFKENDHLSEQTRSYNLLESPPPATIPVINWSEHISRLRSTEFNLESLVSQSVHCDSESLYRYESSYNNPPSNYHRDMVKELTLRNYKSRSLSVVGCYHSEEDFPQEDSKEMLYRTRSLLSENSPTFTKQVDAGNSFLPQVSIQTPPLSRQFGQNFSELSGLGDKYILSDNHAFIDYTGAAQDCNPQDSGFELFSVTNALKGKGVASRCPDDVNFQTYADQNDQLTAQTAPVGFQRSCVKSYCLSPLATIGESLLGIHEEGISLRSFLKPQSSLNKVERLHMFKLIVDLISSLHSQGFILKHLCPSHFVMLQSKQVKYVGPLIPQGQMELLEGKREPDVDHLNLKNSLKRRWNLVDGREFNETLLTKHQKVCEQFISPSHTGVLKGEVGKEFDPQNFQIENSICEVSGRLQTGGASKSHNFPVILELSSGGHYAVSDVLKLEERWYASPEELNEGSCSSSSNIYSLGVLLFELFCHFESQKAHCVAMSNLHHRILPPSFLSEHPKEAGICLWMLHPDPSSRPKISDILLCDIFRKDREASIMEQLSTSVDCELSKADLLLHFLLALKEKKDKQTAKLMEDLGCVKADLEEIKSRHFSTEHVHKDWFLQTNSADMLGAYTCKEPLHMNLRSGLSAMSTDGIISTMKNFGLLETAYFSMSSKSEHPDISSIVRQDIDVLRLKNQLCSAKNDASPSYMEKEPSDQRGSFFEGLRKYARYKRFEVHGSLRYTNILNSANVICSLSFDQNEEYFAAAGASKKIKVFEFGALINSTVDIHYPVIEMPSKSKHSCVCWNGYIRNYLASTDYGGVVQLWDASTGQGFHRYSEHQKRAWSVDFSSEAPTKLASGSDDCSVKLWSIHEKNCIKTIKNVANVCCVQFSSHSSHLLGFGSADYRIYCYDLRNTRIPWCTLAGHGKTVSYIKFLDCDTIVSASTDNTLKLWDLKKTTASGLSTNACSLTMTGHTNEKNFVGLSVCDGYVLCGSETNEVYAYQKTFPMPITSHKFGYIDPITGHEIADDNGQFVSSVCWKRTSNMALAANSSGCIKLLQMV; this is encoded by the exons ATGAAATGTGGATGGAGACATTTCGTCCGATGTTGGAAACCTGATAATGCCTTCTGTTTGTGGATG ggAGCCAATTGGCTTACAACTTTTTTGACTGGAAGAAGCATATTTGGACCGATGGAGGGCACGACTGACATTAACTACTCTATGGATAGTTTAGAAGTAGATCCTCTGCAGTTCAAAGAAAATGATCACCTATCAGAGCAAACCAGAAGTTACAATTTACTTGAATCACCTCCTCCGGCAACTATTCCGGTGATCAATTGGTCTGAGCACATTTCTCGTTTGAGGTCTACTGAGTTTAACTTGGAATCGTTGGTTAGTCAAAGTGTTCACTGTGATTCGGAATCACTATATAGGTATGAATCATCATACAACAACCCACCTTCAAACTACCATCGAGACATGGTCAAAGAATTGACCCTGAGAAACTACAAGAGCCGAAGCCTGTCTGTAGTTGGTTGCTACCACAGTGAGGAAGATTTCCCACAAGAGGACTCGAAAGAAATGTTGTATAGAACAAGATCTTTGTTATCTGAAAATTCACCAACATTCACTAAACAAGTGGATGCTGGCAATTCCTTTTTGCCCCAAGTCAGCATCCAGACGCCTCCTTTAAGCAGACAATTTGGTCAGAATTTTTCAGAATTATCTGGTCTCGGTGACAAATACATTCTCTCAGACAATCATGCATTTATAGACTATACTGGTGCTGCACAAGATTGCAACCCGCAAGACTCTGGATTTGAACTGTTCTCAGTCACGAATGCATTGAAAGGGAAGGGAGTTGCATCGAGATGTCCAGATGATGTTAATTTTCAAACTTATGCTGATCAAAATGATCAATTGACAGCACAGACAGCTCCTGTTGGTTTCCAAAGATCCTGTGTTAAATCTTATTGCTTGTCTCCACTTGCTACCATCGGTGAGAGTTTATTGGGAATTCATGAAGAAGGAATTAGCTTAAGAAGTTTCCTTAAACCTCAAAGCAGCTTAAATAAAGTGGAGAGACTGCACATGTTCAAGCTGATCGTGGATCTCATTAGTAGCTTGCATTCTCAAGGATTTATTCTGAAGCATTTATGTCCATCACATTTTGTTATGTTGCAATCAAAACAAGTTAAATATGTAGGCCCACTCATTCCCCAAGGTCAAATGGAACTGTTAGAAGGCAAAAGAGAGCCAGATGTGGATCATTTGAATTTGAAGAACTCTTTAAAAAGGAGATGGAACTTGGTAGACGGAAGAGAGTTCAATGAAACTCTATTAACTAAGCATCAGAAAGTGTGTGAGCAATTCATATCTCCAAGCCATACTGGTGTCTTAAAAGGAGAAGTCGGTAAAGAGTTTGACCcacaaaattttcaaattgaaaATTCTATCTGTGAAGTTTCGGGCAGGCTGCAAACTGGTGGAGCATCCAAGTCCCATAATTTTCCTGTAATTTTGGAGTTATCTTCTGGTGGCCATTATGCAGTGTCCGATGTTCTGAAATTGGAGGAGAGGTGGTATGCTAGTCCTGAGGAGCTAAATGAGGGTTCCTGCTCTTCTTCATCAAATATCTACAGTCTTGGGGTTCTTCTTTTTGAG CTCTTCTGCCATTTTGAATCACAGAAAGCCCATTGTGTTGCAATGTCTAATCTGCATCATCGAATTCTTCCACCAAGTTTTTTATCAGAACATCCCAAGGAGGCTGGCATCTGTCTCTGGATGCTTCATCCAGACCCTTCTTCCAGGCCAAAAATAAG TGATATTCTGCTATGTGACATATTTCGTAAAGATAGAGAAGCATCAATTATGGAGCAATTATCCACATCTGTTGATTGCGAACTTTCAAAAGCAGATTTGTTGTTGCATTTTCTATTagcattaaaagaaaagaaagacaagcagACTGCCAAGCTGATGGAAGACCTTGGTTGCGTCAAAGCAGACCTAGAAGAAATAAAAAGCAGGCACTTCTCAACAGAACATGTTCATAAAGATTGGTTCTTGCAGACAAATTCTGCTGATATGTTAGGTGCATACACTTGCAAAGAACCACTACATATGAATTTAAGATCTGGATTGTCCGCAATGAGCACAGATGGAATAATCTCAACAATGAAGAACTTTGGTCTACTTGAAACTGCATACTTTTCCATGAGCTCTAAATCTGAGCATCCTGATATCAGCTCAATAGTTCGCCAAGATATAGATGTTCTAAGGCTCAAAAATCAATTATGTTCAGCTAAAAATGATGCAAGTCCCTCGTATATGGAAAAGGAGCCTTCTGACCAACGAGGATCCTTCTTTGAAGGTTTACGCAAGTATGCTCGTTATAAAAGATTTGAAGTTCATGGAAGTTTAAGATATACAAATATTCTCAACTCTGCAAATGTCATCTGCTCTTTGAGCTTTGACCAGAACGAAGAATACTTTGCTGCTGCTGGAGCgtcaaaaaaaattaaagtatttGAGTTTGGTGCTCTTATAAATTCTACTGTTGACATTCATTATCCAGTAATTGAGATGCCGAGTAAATCAAAGCACAGTTGTGTTTGTTGGAATGGCTACATCAGGAACTATTTAGCCTCAACAGATTATGGTGGTGTGGTTCAG TTATGGGATGCTAGCACTGGTCAAGGATTTCATCGGTACTCTGAGCACCAAAAAAGGGCATGGTCTGTTGATTTTTCATCAGAAGCTCCAACTAAGCTCGCAAGTGGAAGTGATGATTGCTCTGTGAAACTTTGGAGCATTCATGAA AAAAATTGCATCAAGACTATCAAGAATGTTGCCAATGTATGCTGTGTACAGTTCTCATCACATTCGTCTCATCTACTGGGCTTTGGTTCTGCTGATTACCGAATTTACTGCTATGATCTACGTAATACCAGGATTCCCTGGTGTACTTTGGCTGGCCATGGAAAGACTGTAAGCTACATCAAATTTCTAGATTGTGATACCATTGTATCTGCATCTACTGATAATACCTTAAAGCTTTGGGATCTCAAGAAGACAACTGCATCTGGTTTGTCCACAAATGCCTGTAGCTTGACCATGACTGGTCATACTAATGAGAAG AACTTTGTAGGCTTATCTGTTTGTGATGGGTACGTTTTATGTGGTTCCGAAACTAATGAA GTGTATGCATATCAGAAAACTTTTCCAATGCCAATAACATCACACAAGTTTGGGTATATTGACCCTATTACTGGCCATGAAATTGCTGATGATAACGGACAGTTTGTTTCGAGTGTCTGCTGGAAAAGAACATCAAATATGGCTCTTGCTGCAAATTCCAGTGGCTGCATAAAGTTGTTGCAAATGGTCTAG
- the LOC135627986 gene encoding protein SPA1-RELATED 2-like isoform X1: MKCGWRHFVRCWKPDNAFCLWMGANWLTTFLTGRSIFGPMEGTTDINYSMDSLEVDPLQFKENDHLSEQTRSYNLLESPPPATIPVINWSEHISRLRSTEFNLESLVSQSVHCDSESLYRYESSYNNPPSNYHRDMVKELTLRNYKSRSLSVVGCYHSEEDFPQEDSKEMLYRTRSLLSENSPTFTKQVDAGNSFLPQVSIQTPPLSRQFGQNFSELSGLGDKYILSDNHAFIDYTGAAQDCNPQDSGFELFSVTNALKGKGVASRCPDDVNFQTYADQNDQLTAQTAPVGFQRSCVKSYCLSPLATIGESLLGIHEEGISLRSFLKPQSSLNKVERLHMFKLIVDLISSLHSQGFILKHLCPSHFVMLQSKQVKYVGPLIPQGQMELLEGKREPDVDHLNLKNSLKRRWNLVDGREFNETLLTKHQKVCEQFISPSHTGVLKGEVGKEFDPQNFQIENSICEVSGRLQTGGASKSHNFPVILELSSGGHYAVSDVLKLEERWYASPEELNEGSCSSSSNIYSLGVLLFELFCHFESQKAHCVAMSNLHHRILPPSFLSEHPKEAGICLWMLHPDPSSRPKIRNLYRTMFKKQLFYKAFFNVDDSDILLCDIFRKDREASIMEQLSTSVDCELSKADLLLHFLLALKEKKDKQTAKLMEDLGCVKADLEEIKSRHFSTEHVHKDWFLQTNSADMLGAYTCKEPLHMNLRSGLSAMSTDGIISTMKNFGLLETAYFSMSSKSEHPDISSIVRQDIDVLRLKNQLCSAKNDASPSYMEKEPSDQRGSFFEGLRKYARYKRFEVHGSLRYTNILNSANVICSLSFDQNEEYFAAAGASKKIKVFEFGALINSTVDIHYPVIEMPSKSKHSCVCWNGYIRNYLASTDYGGVVQLWDASTGQGFHRYSEHQKRAWSVDFSSEAPTKLASGSDDCSVKLWSIHEKNCIKTIKNVANVCCVQFSSHSSHLLGFGSADYRIYCYDLRNTRIPWCTLAGHGKTVSYIKFLDCDTIVSASTDNTLKLWDLKKTTASGLSTNACSLTMTGHTNEKNFVGLSVCDGYVLCGSETNEVYAYQKTFPMPITSHKFGYIDPITGHEIADDNGQFVSSVCWKRTSNMALAANSSGCIKLLQMV; encoded by the exons ATGAAATGTGGATGGAGACATTTCGTCCGATGTTGGAAACCTGATAATGCCTTCTGTTTGTGGATG ggAGCCAATTGGCTTACAACTTTTTTGACTGGAAGAAGCATATTTGGACCGATGGAGGGCACGACTGACATTAACTACTCTATGGATAGTTTAGAAGTAGATCCTCTGCAGTTCAAAGAAAATGATCACCTATCAGAGCAAACCAGAAGTTACAATTTACTTGAATCACCTCCTCCGGCAACTATTCCGGTGATCAATTGGTCTGAGCACATTTCTCGTTTGAGGTCTACTGAGTTTAACTTGGAATCGTTGGTTAGTCAAAGTGTTCACTGTGATTCGGAATCACTATATAGGTATGAATCATCATACAACAACCCACCTTCAAACTACCATCGAGACATGGTCAAAGAATTGACCCTGAGAAACTACAAGAGCCGAAGCCTGTCTGTAGTTGGTTGCTACCACAGTGAGGAAGATTTCCCACAAGAGGACTCGAAAGAAATGTTGTATAGAACAAGATCTTTGTTATCTGAAAATTCACCAACATTCACTAAACAAGTGGATGCTGGCAATTCCTTTTTGCCCCAAGTCAGCATCCAGACGCCTCCTTTAAGCAGACAATTTGGTCAGAATTTTTCAGAATTATCTGGTCTCGGTGACAAATACATTCTCTCAGACAATCATGCATTTATAGACTATACTGGTGCTGCACAAGATTGCAACCCGCAAGACTCTGGATTTGAACTGTTCTCAGTCACGAATGCATTGAAAGGGAAGGGAGTTGCATCGAGATGTCCAGATGATGTTAATTTTCAAACTTATGCTGATCAAAATGATCAATTGACAGCACAGACAGCTCCTGTTGGTTTCCAAAGATCCTGTGTTAAATCTTATTGCTTGTCTCCACTTGCTACCATCGGTGAGAGTTTATTGGGAATTCATGAAGAAGGAATTAGCTTAAGAAGTTTCCTTAAACCTCAAAGCAGCTTAAATAAAGTGGAGAGACTGCACATGTTCAAGCTGATCGTGGATCTCATTAGTAGCTTGCATTCTCAAGGATTTATTCTGAAGCATTTATGTCCATCACATTTTGTTATGTTGCAATCAAAACAAGTTAAATATGTAGGCCCACTCATTCCCCAAGGTCAAATGGAACTGTTAGAAGGCAAAAGAGAGCCAGATGTGGATCATTTGAATTTGAAGAACTCTTTAAAAAGGAGATGGAACTTGGTAGACGGAAGAGAGTTCAATGAAACTCTATTAACTAAGCATCAGAAAGTGTGTGAGCAATTCATATCTCCAAGCCATACTGGTGTCTTAAAAGGAGAAGTCGGTAAAGAGTTTGACCcacaaaattttcaaattgaaaATTCTATCTGTGAAGTTTCGGGCAGGCTGCAAACTGGTGGAGCATCCAAGTCCCATAATTTTCCTGTAATTTTGGAGTTATCTTCTGGTGGCCATTATGCAGTGTCCGATGTTCTGAAATTGGAGGAGAGGTGGTATGCTAGTCCTGAGGAGCTAAATGAGGGTTCCTGCTCTTCTTCATCAAATATCTACAGTCTTGGGGTTCTTCTTTTTGAG CTCTTCTGCCATTTTGAATCACAGAAAGCCCATTGTGTTGCAATGTCTAATCTGCATCATCGAATTCTTCCACCAAGTTTTTTATCAGAACATCCCAAGGAGGCTGGCATCTGTCTCTGGATGCTTCATCCAGACCCTTCTTCCAGGCCAAAAATAAG AAACTTATACAGGACAATGTTCAAGAAGCAACTTTTTTATAAAGCTTTTTTTAATGTGGATGACAGTGATATTCTGCTATGTGACATATTTCGTAAAGATAGAGAAGCATCAATTATGGAGCAATTATCCACATCTGTTGATTGCGAACTTTCAAAAGCAGATTTGTTGTTGCATTTTCTATTagcattaaaagaaaagaaagacaagcagACTGCCAAGCTGATGGAAGACCTTGGTTGCGTCAAAGCAGACCTAGAAGAAATAAAAAGCAGGCACTTCTCAACAGAACATGTTCATAAAGATTGGTTCTTGCAGACAAATTCTGCTGATATGTTAGGTGCATACACTTGCAAAGAACCACTACATATGAATTTAAGATCTGGATTGTCCGCAATGAGCACAGATGGAATAATCTCAACAATGAAGAACTTTGGTCTACTTGAAACTGCATACTTTTCCATGAGCTCTAAATCTGAGCATCCTGATATCAGCTCAATAGTTCGCCAAGATATAGATGTTCTAAGGCTCAAAAATCAATTATGTTCAGCTAAAAATGATGCAAGTCCCTCGTATATGGAAAAGGAGCCTTCTGACCAACGAGGATCCTTCTTTGAAGGTTTACGCAAGTATGCTCGTTATAAAAGATTTGAAGTTCATGGAAGTTTAAGATATACAAATATTCTCAACTCTGCAAATGTCATCTGCTCTTTGAGCTTTGACCAGAACGAAGAATACTTTGCTGCTGCTGGAGCgtcaaaaaaaattaaagtatttGAGTTTGGTGCTCTTATAAATTCTACTGTTGACATTCATTATCCAGTAATTGAGATGCCGAGTAAATCAAAGCACAGTTGTGTTTGTTGGAATGGCTACATCAGGAACTATTTAGCCTCAACAGATTATGGTGGTGTGGTTCAG TTATGGGATGCTAGCACTGGTCAAGGATTTCATCGGTACTCTGAGCACCAAAAAAGGGCATGGTCTGTTGATTTTTCATCAGAAGCTCCAACTAAGCTCGCAAGTGGAAGTGATGATTGCTCTGTGAAACTTTGGAGCATTCATGAA AAAAATTGCATCAAGACTATCAAGAATGTTGCCAATGTATGCTGTGTACAGTTCTCATCACATTCGTCTCATCTACTGGGCTTTGGTTCTGCTGATTACCGAATTTACTGCTATGATCTACGTAATACCAGGATTCCCTGGTGTACTTTGGCTGGCCATGGAAAGACTGTAAGCTACATCAAATTTCTAGATTGTGATACCATTGTATCTGCATCTACTGATAATACCTTAAAGCTTTGGGATCTCAAGAAGACAACTGCATCTGGTTTGTCCACAAATGCCTGTAGCTTGACCATGACTGGTCATACTAATGAGAAG AACTTTGTAGGCTTATCTGTTTGTGATGGGTACGTTTTATGTGGTTCCGAAACTAATGAA GTGTATGCATATCAGAAAACTTTTCCAATGCCAATAACATCACACAAGTTTGGGTATATTGACCCTATTACTGGCCATGAAATTGCTGATGATAACGGACAGTTTGTTTCGAGTGTCTGCTGGAAAAGAACATCAAATATGGCTCTTGCTGCAAATTCCAGTGGCTGCATAAAGTTGTTGCAAATGGTCTAG
- the LOC135627986 gene encoding protein SUPPRESSOR OF PHYA-105 1-like isoform X2 has protein sequence MKCGWRHFVRCWKPDNAFCLWMGANWLTTFLTGRSIFGPMEGTTDINYSMDSLEVDPLQFKENDHLSEQTRSYNLLESPPPATIPVINWSEHISRLRSTEFNLESLVSQSVHCDSESLYRYESSYNNPPSNYHRDMVKELTLRNYKSRSLSVVGCYHSEEDFPQEDSKEMLYRTRSLLSENSPTFTKQVDAGNSFLPQVSIQTPPLSRQFGQNFSELSGLGDKYILSDNHAFIDYTGAAQDCNPQDSGFELFSVTNALKGKGVASRCPDDVNFQTYADQNDQLTAQTAPVGFQRSCVKSYCLSPLATIGESLLGIHEEGISLRSFLKPQSSLNKVERLHMFKLIVDLISSLHSQGFILKHLCPSHFVMLQSKQVKYVGPLIPQGQMELLEGKREPDVDHLNLKNSLKRRWNLVDGREFNETLLTKHQKVCEQFISPSHTGVLKGEVGKEFDPQNFQIENSICEVSGRLQTGGASKSHNFPVILELSSGGHYAVSDVLKLEERWYASPEELNEGSCSSSSNIYSLGVLLFELFCHFESQKAHCVAMSNLHHRILPPSFLSEHPKEAGICLWMLHPDPSSRPKIRTMFKKQLFYKAFFNVDDSDILLCDIFRKDREASIMEQLSTSVDCELSKADLLLHFLLALKEKKDKQTAKLMEDLGCVKADLEEIKSRHFSTEHVHKDWFLQTNSADMLGAYTCKEPLHMNLRSGLSAMSTDGIISTMKNFGLLETAYFSMSSKSEHPDISSIVRQDIDVLRLKNQLCSAKNDASPSYMEKEPSDQRGSFFEGLRKYARYKRFEVHGSLRYTNILNSANVICSLSFDQNEEYFAAAGASKKIKVFEFGALINSTVDIHYPVIEMPSKSKHSCVCWNGYIRNYLASTDYGGVVQLWDASTGQGFHRYSEHQKRAWSVDFSSEAPTKLASGSDDCSVKLWSIHEKNCIKTIKNVANVCCVQFSSHSSHLLGFGSADYRIYCYDLRNTRIPWCTLAGHGKTVSYIKFLDCDTIVSASTDNTLKLWDLKKTTASGLSTNACSLTMTGHTNEKNFVGLSVCDGYVLCGSETNEVYAYQKTFPMPITSHKFGYIDPITGHEIADDNGQFVSSVCWKRTSNMALAANSSGCIKLLQMV, from the exons ATGAAATGTGGATGGAGACATTTCGTCCGATGTTGGAAACCTGATAATGCCTTCTGTTTGTGGATG ggAGCCAATTGGCTTACAACTTTTTTGACTGGAAGAAGCATATTTGGACCGATGGAGGGCACGACTGACATTAACTACTCTATGGATAGTTTAGAAGTAGATCCTCTGCAGTTCAAAGAAAATGATCACCTATCAGAGCAAACCAGAAGTTACAATTTACTTGAATCACCTCCTCCGGCAACTATTCCGGTGATCAATTGGTCTGAGCACATTTCTCGTTTGAGGTCTACTGAGTTTAACTTGGAATCGTTGGTTAGTCAAAGTGTTCACTGTGATTCGGAATCACTATATAGGTATGAATCATCATACAACAACCCACCTTCAAACTACCATCGAGACATGGTCAAAGAATTGACCCTGAGAAACTACAAGAGCCGAAGCCTGTCTGTAGTTGGTTGCTACCACAGTGAGGAAGATTTCCCACAAGAGGACTCGAAAGAAATGTTGTATAGAACAAGATCTTTGTTATCTGAAAATTCACCAACATTCACTAAACAAGTGGATGCTGGCAATTCCTTTTTGCCCCAAGTCAGCATCCAGACGCCTCCTTTAAGCAGACAATTTGGTCAGAATTTTTCAGAATTATCTGGTCTCGGTGACAAATACATTCTCTCAGACAATCATGCATTTATAGACTATACTGGTGCTGCACAAGATTGCAACCCGCAAGACTCTGGATTTGAACTGTTCTCAGTCACGAATGCATTGAAAGGGAAGGGAGTTGCATCGAGATGTCCAGATGATGTTAATTTTCAAACTTATGCTGATCAAAATGATCAATTGACAGCACAGACAGCTCCTGTTGGTTTCCAAAGATCCTGTGTTAAATCTTATTGCTTGTCTCCACTTGCTACCATCGGTGAGAGTTTATTGGGAATTCATGAAGAAGGAATTAGCTTAAGAAGTTTCCTTAAACCTCAAAGCAGCTTAAATAAAGTGGAGAGACTGCACATGTTCAAGCTGATCGTGGATCTCATTAGTAGCTTGCATTCTCAAGGATTTATTCTGAAGCATTTATGTCCATCACATTTTGTTATGTTGCAATCAAAACAAGTTAAATATGTAGGCCCACTCATTCCCCAAGGTCAAATGGAACTGTTAGAAGGCAAAAGAGAGCCAGATGTGGATCATTTGAATTTGAAGAACTCTTTAAAAAGGAGATGGAACTTGGTAGACGGAAGAGAGTTCAATGAAACTCTATTAACTAAGCATCAGAAAGTGTGTGAGCAATTCATATCTCCAAGCCATACTGGTGTCTTAAAAGGAGAAGTCGGTAAAGAGTTTGACCcacaaaattttcaaattgaaaATTCTATCTGTGAAGTTTCGGGCAGGCTGCAAACTGGTGGAGCATCCAAGTCCCATAATTTTCCTGTAATTTTGGAGTTATCTTCTGGTGGCCATTATGCAGTGTCCGATGTTCTGAAATTGGAGGAGAGGTGGTATGCTAGTCCTGAGGAGCTAAATGAGGGTTCCTGCTCTTCTTCATCAAATATCTACAGTCTTGGGGTTCTTCTTTTTGAG CTCTTCTGCCATTTTGAATCACAGAAAGCCCATTGTGTTGCAATGTCTAATCTGCATCATCGAATTCTTCCACCAAGTTTTTTATCAGAACATCCCAAGGAGGCTGGCATCTGTCTCTGGATGCTTCATCCAGACCCTTCTTCCAGGCCAAAAATAAG GACAATGTTCAAGAAGCAACTTTTTTATAAAGCTTTTTTTAATGTGGATGACAGTGATATTCTGCTATGTGACATATTTCGTAAAGATAGAGAAGCATCAATTATGGAGCAATTATCCACATCTGTTGATTGCGAACTTTCAAAAGCAGATTTGTTGTTGCATTTTCTATTagcattaaaagaaaagaaagacaagcagACTGCCAAGCTGATGGAAGACCTTGGTTGCGTCAAAGCAGACCTAGAAGAAATAAAAAGCAGGCACTTCTCAACAGAACATGTTCATAAAGATTGGTTCTTGCAGACAAATTCTGCTGATATGTTAGGTGCATACACTTGCAAAGAACCACTACATATGAATTTAAGATCTGGATTGTCCGCAATGAGCACAGATGGAATAATCTCAACAATGAAGAACTTTGGTCTACTTGAAACTGCATACTTTTCCATGAGCTCTAAATCTGAGCATCCTGATATCAGCTCAATAGTTCGCCAAGATATAGATGTTCTAAGGCTCAAAAATCAATTATGTTCAGCTAAAAATGATGCAAGTCCCTCGTATATGGAAAAGGAGCCTTCTGACCAACGAGGATCCTTCTTTGAAGGTTTACGCAAGTATGCTCGTTATAAAAGATTTGAAGTTCATGGAAGTTTAAGATATACAAATATTCTCAACTCTGCAAATGTCATCTGCTCTTTGAGCTTTGACCAGAACGAAGAATACTTTGCTGCTGCTGGAGCgtcaaaaaaaattaaagtatttGAGTTTGGTGCTCTTATAAATTCTACTGTTGACATTCATTATCCAGTAATTGAGATGCCGAGTAAATCAAAGCACAGTTGTGTTTGTTGGAATGGCTACATCAGGAACTATTTAGCCTCAACAGATTATGGTGGTGTGGTTCAG TTATGGGATGCTAGCACTGGTCAAGGATTTCATCGGTACTCTGAGCACCAAAAAAGGGCATGGTCTGTTGATTTTTCATCAGAAGCTCCAACTAAGCTCGCAAGTGGAAGTGATGATTGCTCTGTGAAACTTTGGAGCATTCATGAA AAAAATTGCATCAAGACTATCAAGAATGTTGCCAATGTATGCTGTGTACAGTTCTCATCACATTCGTCTCATCTACTGGGCTTTGGTTCTGCTGATTACCGAATTTACTGCTATGATCTACGTAATACCAGGATTCCCTGGTGTACTTTGGCTGGCCATGGAAAGACTGTAAGCTACATCAAATTTCTAGATTGTGATACCATTGTATCTGCATCTACTGATAATACCTTAAAGCTTTGGGATCTCAAGAAGACAACTGCATCTGGTTTGTCCACAAATGCCTGTAGCTTGACCATGACTGGTCATACTAATGAGAAG AACTTTGTAGGCTTATCTGTTTGTGATGGGTACGTTTTATGTGGTTCCGAAACTAATGAA GTGTATGCATATCAGAAAACTTTTCCAATGCCAATAACATCACACAAGTTTGGGTATATTGACCCTATTACTGGCCATGAAATTGCTGATGATAACGGACAGTTTGTTTCGAGTGTCTGCTGGAAAAGAACATCAAATATGGCTCTTGCTGCAAATTCCAGTGGCTGCATAAAGTTGTTGCAAATGGTCTAG